From Mucilaginibacter rubeus, a single genomic window includes:
- a CDS encoding Nramp family divalent metal transporter translates to MLKKVKKFLGALGPGIVTGASDDDPSGIATYSQAGAKYGLTTLWTVIITFPLMAAIQEMCARIGLITSSGLTTTLKAHYGKPVLYLMVIFSVPAIILNIGADIAAMGAVANLLLPSVPAIYFSILFTGLLLFFIVYLPYQKFVAVLKYLCLTLLLYIAVPFFTKPDWWEVLKKTVVPTFRWDKDFIGVLVAILGTTISPYLFFWQTAMEAEDVKTVKRQLIVNKRRLTLSDAFPDNGEKRERKLLGLLIQKMSIDVNLGMFLSNLIMFFTILATGTALYSHGVRNIDTVEQAAKALEPVAGRSSYLLFAVGIIGTGFLAIPVLSGSLSYIVTETFGLKGSLDKKFHQAKAFYVILIISVLLGLGINYFGINPVDALLYTAILYGVTCPVIIGIVLHIANNEKIMGRYTNKTLSNVLGGLCLLVMTAGAVFLVYLEFFSK, encoded by the coding sequence ATGCTTAAAAAGGTAAAGAAATTTTTGGGGGCGCTCGGGCCTGGAATTGTGACCGGAGCGAGTGATGATGATCCATCGGGTATAGCGACCTATTCACAGGCCGGGGCTAAATATGGCTTAACTACCCTATGGACGGTGATCATTACATTTCCATTGATGGCAGCTATACAGGAAATGTGCGCCAGGATCGGCCTGATCACTTCTTCAGGACTGACCACCACACTGAAAGCGCATTACGGTAAGCCGGTATTATACCTGATGGTAATCTTTAGCGTTCCTGCGATCATCCTGAATATTGGTGCCGACATTGCTGCAATGGGTGCTGTGGCCAACCTGCTTCTACCATCAGTGCCCGCCATATACTTTAGCATCCTTTTTACAGGCCTGCTGTTATTTTTTATCGTTTACCTACCTTATCAAAAGTTCGTCGCGGTATTAAAATATCTCTGCCTTACATTATTGCTTTATATCGCTGTGCCTTTCTTTACGAAACCGGACTGGTGGGAAGTTTTGAAAAAAACCGTGGTACCAACCTTCCGTTGGGACAAGGATTTTATAGGTGTGCTGGTAGCCATATTGGGTACGACCATTTCCCCTTATTTGTTTTTCTGGCAAACCGCTATGGAAGCCGAAGATGTCAAAACGGTAAAGCGGCAATTGATCGTGAATAAAAGACGGCTGACCTTAAGCGATGCTTTCCCGGATAACGGCGAAAAAAGGGAGCGGAAATTATTGGGCCTGCTCATTCAAAAAATGAGTATTGATGTGAACCTGGGGATGTTTTTATCCAACCTGATCATGTTTTTTACCATCCTGGCTACCGGAACAGCTCTTTATTCGCATGGGGTCAGGAATATCGATACCGTTGAACAAGCTGCCAAAGCCCTTGAACCGGTCGCGGGCAGATCATCCTACCTGCTGTTTGCCGTTGGCATCATCGGTACGGGTTTTCTGGCGATCCCGGTGCTCAGTGGTTCACTATCCTATATCGTGACAGAAACTTTTGGGCTGAAAGGCAGCCTGGATAAAAAGTTCCACCAGGCTAAAGCTTTTTACGTGATCCTTATTATTTCCGTATTGCTGGGTTTAGGTATTAACTATTTTGGGATCAATCCGGTGGACGCGCTGCTTTATACAGCTATCCTTTATGGGGTTACCTGCCCGGTGATCATCGGGATCGTCCTGCATATCGCCAACAACGAAAAGATCATGGGTAGATACACCAATAAGACATTATCTAATGTGTTAGGGGGGCTTTGTTTGCTGGTGATGACGGCGGGAGCAGTTTTTTTGGTTTACCTCGAATTTTTCAGCAAATGA
- a CDS encoding CusA/CzcA family heavy metal efflux RND transporter produces MLNKIIHFSINNKLVIGIFTLGLIAWGIWSLKKLPIDAVPDITNNQVQVITLSPSLATQEVERLISYPVEQTMATIPEIEQVRSISRFGLSVVTIVFHDDVNIYWARQQVNEKLSEAKNNIPAGLGNPEISPISTGLGEIYQYVIHAKPGYESKYNARELRSVQDWIVRRQLLGTPGIAEVNSFGGLLKQYEIALDPDKLRSFNLGINNVFDALAQNNQNTGGAYIDKKPNAYFIRSEGLVGSTDDIGKIVVKNNTDGTPVLIRDIATVNIGNSIRYGALTRASKENSGEAVGGIVMMLKGANANNVVTAVKEKIARINKTLPEGVVVEPFLDRSALVSRAIGTVEKNLIEGALIVIFVLVVFLGNFRAGLVVASVIPLAMLFAICMMNLFGVSGNLMSLGAIDFGLIVDGAVIIVEATMHLLYAKQRAKAYTQQEMNEQVETSAVRMMSAAAFGQIIILIVYFPILALVGIEGKMFRPMAETVAFAIIGAFLLSLTYVPMISSMFLSKKPKNGKNISDKMMDAIHKRYEPLIIGALNHRLKIIIISVVLLVAAVFTFTRMGGEFIPTLEEGDFAVETRLLTGSSLSQTIDKVNQASQILVKKFPEVKEVIGKIGAAEIPTDPMPMDACDLTVILKDKKEWTTTHDREELANLMAKELENVPGVTFGFSQPIQLRSNELISGVRQDIGIKIFGDDLQTLADLSQKVGKIVNSVSGAKDLYIEQATGLPQIVVKIDRDKVAQYGLSIATVNTAINAAFAGQSAGLVYEGERRYDMVVRLSDQNRQGIDDVKNLYVTAPNGNQVPLEQLASVQFQVGPNQIQREDTKRRIVVGLNVRGRDIQSVVTEIQGKINQQIKMPAGYYVTYGGQFENLKEATARLSVAVPVALLLILLLLYFSFGSIKQSILIFSAIPMAAIGGVFALLLRGMPFSISAGVGFIALFGVAVLNGIVLITEFNRLKKGGLTDLKKIVLEGTAERLRPVLMTATVASLGFMPMAISSAAGAEVQKPLATVVIGGLLTSTILTLIVLPVLYTYFEKSRSDRKGGKAAKIIATLLLFMGFGLSSAKAQTRVGTGGPISLDQAVNTALTNNFGVRSSQLQINQQTALKGSAFDLGKTNINLQYGQFNSIKRDNQINIQQSIPFPGLFKSQRQVFEAQEKNAQIGLTLTQAQLRYQVRQAYGQLSYFTALSDLYLRQDSIYNEFYRAASVRYKAGASNLLEKTTAETQLNEIRNQTTRNNGDIAAGSAELQRLMNTTDSVTLSKGALKRAVAEFKHLDSAINQNPQLAYQRQQIILADRNIDLEKAKSGPDFTIGYFNQSIMGIQNVNGIDRNFTGANRFQGVQAGVSIPLFFKPYAARVKSARIQKEVSQTQLQLYEKNLSSQYEQAYHQLLKNDRSVSYYETSALPNADLILKQAQIAFRNGEISYVEFVQALKTASDIRLAYLQALNQYNQSVYDLQYLTGL; encoded by the coding sequence ATGCTGAATAAGATCATTCATTTTTCCATCAACAATAAATTGGTGATCGGGATCTTCACACTCGGGCTCATTGCCTGGGGGATCTGGTCACTCAAAAAATTACCCATAGATGCCGTTCCTGACATTACGAATAATCAGGTTCAGGTGATCACGCTGAGCCCTTCACTGGCCACCCAGGAAGTAGAAAGGCTCATATCTTACCCGGTTGAGCAAACCATGGCGACCATACCCGAGATCGAGCAGGTGCGTTCTATTTCGCGCTTTGGCTTGTCGGTGGTAACTATCGTATTCCACGATGATGTAAATATTTATTGGGCACGTCAGCAGGTTAATGAAAAGCTTTCAGAAGCCAAAAATAATATCCCTGCAGGTTTAGGTAACCCAGAAATCTCACCCATTTCCACCGGGCTTGGCGAGATCTATCAATATGTTATTCATGCCAAGCCTGGTTATGAAAGCAAATACAACGCGCGTGAATTACGAAGTGTGCAGGACTGGATCGTAAGACGCCAGTTATTAGGCACACCAGGCATTGCGGAGGTTAACAGCTTTGGCGGTTTACTAAAGCAATACGAGATCGCACTTGACCCTGATAAGCTGCGTAGTTTTAACCTTGGTATCAACAATGTATTTGACGCGCTTGCCCAAAACAATCAAAATACGGGTGGCGCTTATATCGATAAAAAACCCAATGCTTATTTTATCCGAAGTGAAGGTCTGGTTGGTTCAACTGATGATATCGGCAAGATCGTCGTCAAAAACAATACGGATGGCACACCGGTGCTGATCCGGGACATCGCTACCGTCAATATCGGCAACTCTATCCGTTACGGCGCATTAACCCGTGCCTCTAAAGAGAACAGCGGCGAGGCCGTCGGTGGTATCGTGATGATGCTCAAAGGAGCCAATGCCAATAATGTCGTAACAGCGGTAAAAGAGAAAATCGCCCGCATCAACAAAACTTTACCTGAAGGTGTGGTGGTAGAGCCTTTCCTTGACCGCAGCGCTTTGGTGAGCCGGGCTATCGGCACTGTAGAAAAAAACCTGATCGAAGGAGCACTCATTGTGATCTTCGTTTTAGTGGTTTTCCTGGGCAATTTCCGTGCAGGATTGGTGGTAGCCTCCGTGATACCACTGGCCATGCTTTTTGCTATCTGTATGATGAACCTATTTGGGGTATCCGGGAACTTAATGAGCCTGGGCGCTATCGACTTTGGTCTGATCGTCGATGGCGCGGTGATCATCGTGGAAGCTACGATGCACTTGTTATATGCGAAACAACGTGCCAAAGCTTACACCCAGCAAGAAATGAATGAGCAGGTTGAAACTTCAGCAGTGCGTATGATGAGCGCTGCGGCTTTCGGTCAGATCATCATCCTGATCGTGTATTTTCCAATTTTGGCATTGGTAGGCATTGAAGGCAAAATGTTCCGCCCGATGGCTGAAACGGTAGCCTTTGCCATTATTGGCGCATTCCTGTTGTCACTGACCTATGTACCGATGATATCTTCGATGTTCCTGAGTAAAAAGCCAAAGAACGGAAAGAATATCTCGGACAAAATGATGGATGCCATCCATAAACGTTATGAGCCGCTTATCATTGGCGCGCTGAACCACCGTTTAAAGATCATTATCATTTCTGTGGTATTATTAGTGGCTGCTGTATTCACTTTTACCCGTATGGGCGGCGAATTTATCCCGACCCTGGAAGAAGGAGATTTTGCAGTTGAAACCCGCCTGCTAACCGGCAGTTCCCTTTCCCAAACAATTGATAAGGTTAACCAGGCTTCACAGATCCTGGTTAAAAAATTCCCGGAAGTAAAGGAGGTGATCGGTAAGATAGGTGCCGCCGAGATACCCACTGACCCGATGCCGATGGATGCCTGTGACCTGACCGTGATCCTGAAAGACAAAAAAGAATGGACCACTACCCACGACCGTGAAGAACTCGCTAACCTGATGGCGAAGGAACTGGAAAATGTTCCGGGTGTCACCTTTGGTTTTTCCCAGCCAATTCAATTACGTTCTAACGAGCTGATCTCCGGTGTACGTCAGGATATAGGTATCAAGATATTTGGTGACGACCTGCAAACCCTGGCCGACCTATCCCAAAAAGTAGGAAAGATCGTAAACAGTGTTTCCGGTGCGAAAGATTTGTATATCGAGCAAGCCACCGGTTTGCCGCAGATCGTAGTTAAGATCGACCGGGATAAAGTTGCCCAATATGGTTTGAGTATAGCAACGGTCAATACGGCTATTAATGCCGCGTTCGCCGGGCAGTCCGCTGGTTTGGTTTACGAGGGAGAGCGCCGTTACGATATGGTCGTGCGTTTATCAGATCAGAACCGCCAGGGCATTGATGATGTGAAAAACCTGTATGTGACCGCTCCTAATGGTAACCAGGTGCCGTTGGAACAGTTAGCCAGTGTGCAGTTCCAGGTTGGCCCGAACCAAATTCAGCGTGAAGATACCAAGCGCCGTATCGTCGTAGGCCTGAATGTCCGTGGCCGGGATATCCAATCAGTGGTGACCGAGATCCAGGGCAAGATCAATCAGCAGATCAAAATGCCGGCAGGATACTACGTAACCTATGGCGGTCAATTTGAGAACCTGAAAGAAGCTACTGCCCGCTTGTCTGTCGCTGTACCGGTAGCCTTGCTACTTATTTTGTTATTACTGTATTTCTCTTTCGGTTCGATCAAACAATCCATCCTGATCTTTTCTGCTATCCCGATGGCAGCCATCGGTGGTGTTTTCGCCTTACTATTAAGAGGGATGCCATTTAGTATTTCGGCAGGGGTTGGATTTATTGCCCTGTTCGGTGTGGCTGTATTAAACGGTATCGTACTGATCACTGAATTCAACCGCTTGAAAAAAGGCGGACTGACCGACCTGAAGAAGATCGTACTGGAGGGAACAGCGGAAAGGTTACGCCCGGTTTTGATGACCGCAACGGTAGCCTCATTAGGCTTTATGCCGATGGCGATTTCATCTGCCGCAGGTGCCGAGGTACAAAAACCACTGGCAACGGTGGTGATCGGTGGCTTGCTTACCTCCACCATATTAACCCTAATCGTTTTACCCGTGTTATATACCTATTTTGAAAAGTCCCGCAGTGACCGCAAGGGCGGTAAAGCGGCGAAGATCATAGCCACCCTGTTGTTATTCATGGGCTTCGGGCTATCGTCTGCTAAAGCGCAGACCCGTGTTGGAACAGGTGGCCCTATCAGCCTGGACCAGGCAGTTAACACCGCATTGACCAATAATTTCGGCGTGCGCTCTTCCCAACTTCAGATCAACCAGCAAACTGCCTTAAAAGGTAGCGCTTTTGATCTCGGAAAGACCAATATCAATCTGCAATACGGGCAGTTTAACAGCATTAAAAGGGATAACCAGATCAATATCCAGCAAAGCATACCTTTCCCCGGCTTGTTTAAAAGCCAGCGCCAGGTATTTGAGGCGCAGGAAAAAAATGCCCAGATCGGACTGACCTTAACACAGGCGCAACTGCGTTACCAGGTGCGACAAGCTTATGGGCAGTTATCCTACTTTACGGCTTTAAGCGACCTGTACCTGCGACAGGATTCTATTTATAACGAATTTTACCGGGCAGCTTCGGTTCGTTACAAAGCAGGTGCAAGTAATCTGCTGGAAAAAACCACCGCCGAAACGCAGTTAAATGAGATCAGGAATCAAACGACCCGCAATAACGGGGATATTGCTGCGGGCAGTGCCGAATTACAGCGACTGATGAATACTACCGATTCTGTGACCCTTTCCAAGGGCGCACTGAAAAGGGCCGTAGCCGAATTTAAGCACCTCGACAGCGCCATCAATCAGAACCCGCAGCTGGCCTACCAGCGTCAACAGATCATTCTGGCTGACCGCAACATTGACCTGGAGAAAGCGAAGTCGGGGCCGGATTTTACCATCGGTTATTTTAACCAATCGATTATGGGTATCCAGAATGTAAACGGTATTGACCGGAATTTTACCGGCGCAAATCGTTTCCAGGGTGTACAGGCCGGGGTTTCCATACCCCTGTTCTTTAAACCTTATGCGGCGCGTGTGAAATCGGCCCGTATTCAAAAGGAGGTATCGCAGACACAGCTGCAATTGTATGAGAAGAACTTATCCAGCCAATATGAGCAGGCCTATCACCAGTTACTGAAGAACGACCGCTCGGTGTCTTATTACGAAACCAGTGCCTTACCCAATGCTGACCTGATCCTTAAACAGGCGCAGATCGCTTTCCGGAATGGAGAGATCAGCTATGTGGAATTTGTCCAGGCCTTAAAAACAGCTTCGGATATCCGGCTGGCCTATTTACAGGCACTTAATCAATACAATCAATCTGTTTACGACTTGCAATACCTGACCGGTTTATAA
- a CDS encoding heavy metal translocating P-type ATPase: MKKQESKNAASHKGHKHEHPRVDISRPGDKEEKKGHDHDEEGHEQEEGHDHEHGGIFGKNTELIFAILCGVALGAGWGLHFVKSLPEWASLSCYIIAYFFGGYFTAKEAVETVLKGGFEIDFLMLVAAVGAAILGSWLEGALLLFLFSLGHSLEHYAMGKARKSIEALTSLAPPTAHVIRDGKQTEVRIEELKLGEVIVIKPNSKIPADGVVVKGEGSVNQAPITGESVPVEKRPVADIDKDYSAEKTIKPEHRVFAGTINGGSALEVKVIREAKDSTISRLVKMVNEAEKQKSPTQLFTDKFEKYFVPAVLVLVTALCFAFLVIDEPFSKSFYRAMSVLVAASPCALAISTPSAVLSGVARAARGGVLIKGGRPLEDLGELQAIAFDKTGTLTEGKPKLTQVIPFEGTTEEELLETAIAVEKLSDHPLAEAIVVGGLERLKRNHKIPEAGSVKGIVGKGVQAKIGSREILIGNLALFGKTLPDELKKQVEELEKGGNTTMTVKSGKDFLGIIALMDTPRKEAKNVIAQLKELGIKKMVMLTGDNQQVAEAVAKEVGVTDAWGNLMPEDKVAAVQKLDKSEKKVAMVGDGVNDAPAMAKSTVGIAMGAAGSDVALETADIALMGDQLESLPFAIGLSRKSRGIIKQNLCISLGMVAVLIPLTILGIASIGPAVIAHEGSTLLVVFNALRLLAYDSGHHNSAKSKKKKDA; the protein is encoded by the coding sequence ATGAAAAAACAGGAAAGCAAAAACGCGGCGTCCCACAAAGGGCACAAGCACGAACATCCAAGGGTGGATATCAGCCGCCCGGGAGATAAAGAGGAAAAAAAGGGTCACGATCATGATGAAGAGGGGCATGAACAAGAAGAAGGTCACGACCATGAGCATGGTGGTATTTTCGGCAAGAATACCGAACTGATCTTTGCGATTCTCTGTGGTGTTGCGCTTGGTGCAGGCTGGGGTTTGCATTTCGTCAAATCGCTGCCGGAGTGGGCCAGTCTTTCCTGTTATATCATCGCTTATTTCTTCGGCGGGTATTTCACGGCGAAAGAAGCCGTGGAAACCGTCCTGAAGGGCGGATTTGAGATCGATTTCCTGATGCTGGTAGCGGCTGTCGGCGCGGCCATATTAGGCTCATGGCTGGAAGGGGCGCTGCTGCTTTTCCTGTTCAGTCTTGGCCATTCCCTGGAACATTATGCCATGGGCAAAGCCCGCAAGTCCATTGAAGCGCTGACCAGTTTAGCGCCGCCAACGGCCCATGTCATCCGTGACGGTAAGCAAACCGAAGTACGCATTGAGGAACTGAAACTGGGTGAGGTCATCGTGATCAAACCCAATAGCAAGATACCCGCTGATGGCGTAGTGGTCAAAGGTGAAGGCAGCGTCAACCAGGCACCGATCACGGGTGAAAGCGTTCCGGTGGAAAAGCGACCTGTTGCCGATATCGATAAGGATTATAGCGCTGAAAAAACCATCAAGCCCGAACACCGGGTTTTTGCCGGAACTATTAATGGCGGTTCGGCACTGGAGGTGAAAGTGATCCGGGAAGCTAAAGATTCCACCATTAGCCGCCTGGTTAAAATGGTGAACGAAGCGGAGAAGCAAAAATCGCCGACCCAGCTTTTCACTGACAAATTCGAGAAATACTTTGTTCCGGCGGTATTGGTGCTGGTTACCGCGTTATGTTTTGCTTTTTTAGTGATCGATGAGCCATTCAGCAAAAGCTTTTACCGGGCCATGTCCGTACTGGTAGCTGCCAGTCCCTGCGCTTTGGCTATCAGCACACCAAGCGCTGTTTTGAGTGGTGTTGCCCGTGCCGCCCGTGGCGGTGTGCTGATCAAAGGCGGTCGCCCGCTAGAAGATCTAGGTGAGTTGCAAGCCATTGCCTTTGATAAAACCGGGACTTTAACTGAAGGCAAACCTAAATTGACGCAGGTTATTCCTTTTGAAGGAACTACCGAGGAAGAATTACTGGAAACAGCCATAGCCGTTGAAAAGTTGAGTGACCACCCTTTAGCGGAAGCTATTGTTGTTGGTGGTCTGGAAAGGTTAAAGAGAAATCATAAAATACCGGAAGCCGGCAGCGTAAAAGGCATCGTTGGTAAAGGCGTTCAGGCCAAGATCGGCAGTCGTGAAATTCTGATCGGCAATCTCGCCTTATTTGGTAAAACCTTGCCTGATGAATTAAAAAAGCAGGTTGAAGAACTGGAAAAAGGTGGCAATACGACCATGACGGTAAAATCCGGGAAAGACTTTTTAGGCATCATCGCCCTGATGGATACGCCAAGAAAGGAAGCGAAGAACGTGATTGCCCAACTTAAAGAATTAGGGATCAAAAAAATGGTCATGCTGACCGGCGATAACCAACAGGTGGCAGAGGCGGTAGCCAAAGAAGTTGGTGTGACCGATGCCTGGGGTAACCTTATGCCGGAGGATAAAGTTGCCGCTGTTCAAAAACTGGATAAATCAGAAAAGAAAGTGGCGATGGTCGGCGATGGTGTTAACGATGCCCCGGCCATGGCGAAAAGTACGGTTGGTATCGCTATGGGGGCTGCCGGTTCTGACGTGGCTTTGGAAACGGCTGATATCGCCTTAATGGGTGACCAGTTGGAAAGCCTGCCCTTTGCCATCGGCTTGAGCCGCAAATCACGGGGTATCATCAAACAAAACCTATGCATCAGTTTGGGTATGGTCGCTGTGCTAATCCCATTGACCATTTTAGGTATCGCCTCTATTGGCCCGGCGGTTATTGCCCACGAAGGTTCAACCCTTTTGGTGGTATTTAATGCACTTCGCTTACTGGCTTACGACAGCGGTCACCATAATTCAGCAAAATCTAAAAAGAAAAAAGATGCTTAA
- a CDS encoding efflux RND transporter periplasmic adaptor subunit, whose amino-acid sequence MKKQIIKFTGLMMIASLALTFGSCGGGKKETPEQADTTKKKEESNVAEISEAQYNTLGVKLETVSPKALSGVLKVNGFIDVPPQDLVSISTQMGGIVKSIPVLQGSVVSKGQVIAVLENQDYVQLQQDYLDSKSQHDLNSEEYKRQQTLASQNVTATKVLQQAKASYESSMAREAALRQRLKLINIDPSKLTPAAIRSTVNIYAPIGGYVTKVNTNVGKFVNPNDIMLEIVNSNNLHVELNVFERDAEKVKPGQNVRFTLTNDSTERRAIVSLVGKEINTDKTIRIHSIAKGSVNFLPGTYVKAFIETGKSETPALPESAIVNFEGKQYVFLMSGTDTEKRKDGDTKVYRFKMAEITTGVKEGGYIAVELPAAIPANSQIVTRGAYDLLSKLKNSEEE is encoded by the coding sequence ATGAAAAAACAAATCATAAAATTTACAGGGTTAATGATGATCGCTTCACTGGCCCTAACCTTCGGCAGCTGCGGCGGCGGTAAAAAAGAAACCCCCGAACAAGCTGATACAACCAAAAAGAAAGAAGAAAGTAATGTCGCTGAGATCAGCGAAGCGCAATACAATACACTCGGCGTGAAACTGGAAACAGTAAGCCCGAAAGCGTTGAGCGGGGTTTTGAAAGTGAATGGTTTTATAGACGTACCACCGCAGGACCTGGTTAGCATCAGTACCCAAATGGGTGGCATCGTTAAATCTATTCCGGTGCTGCAAGGCTCGGTAGTAAGTAAAGGGCAGGTGATCGCCGTTCTCGAAAACCAGGACTATGTGCAATTGCAGCAGGATTATCTAGATAGCAAAAGCCAGCATGACCTGAACTCGGAAGAATATAAACGTCAGCAAACACTGGCCTCACAGAACGTGACCGCGACCAAGGTCTTGCAGCAAGCCAAAGCCAGTTACGAAAGCTCGATGGCAAGAGAGGCAGCCTTGCGCCAGCGCTTAAAGCTGATCAATATTGATCCGTCAAAATTAACTCCCGCCGCTATCAGGAGCACGGTCAATATTTATGCACCAATTGGTGGGTATGTAACTAAGGTCAATACCAATGTAGGCAAATTCGTAAATCCGAATGATATCATGCTGGAGATCGTTAACAGCAACAACCTGCATGTGGAGCTCAATGTGTTCGAGCGGGATGCGGAAAAGGTGAAACCAGGCCAGAATGTCCGGTTCACCCTCACCAACGACTCTACCGAGCGCCGGGCCATCGTTTCGCTGGTTGGTAAAGAGATCAATACCGATAAGACCATCCGTATCCACAGCATCGCTAAAGGCAGCGTTAACTTCCTCCCGGGTACTTACGTTAAGGCATTTATTGAAACCGGCAAAAGTGAAACACCGGCATTGCCTGAATCGGCCATCGTAAATTTTGAGGGTAAACAATACGTATTTTTAATGTCAGGTACGGACACCGAAAAGCGTAAAGATGGCGACACCAAAGTTTATCGCTTTAAAATGGCGGAAATCACTACCGGCGTTAAGGAAGGCGGTTATATCGCGGTCGAATTACCGGCGGCGATCCCGGCGAACAGCCAGATCGTTACCAGGGGCGCTTATGACCTTTTGAGTAAACTAAAAAACAGTGAAGAAGAATAA